Proteins encoded within one genomic window of Pongo abelii isolate AG06213 chromosome 18, NHGRI_mPonAbe1-v2.0_pri, whole genome shotgun sequence:
- the ZDHHC1 gene encoding palmitoyltransferase ZDHHC1 isoform X3, which produces MYKMNICNKPSNKTAPEKSVWTAPAQPSGPSPELQGQRSRRNGWSWPPHPLQIVAWLLYLFFAVIGFGVLVPLLPHHWVPAGYACMGAIFAGHLVVHLTAVSIDPADANVRDKSYAGPLPIFNRSQHAHVIEDLHCNLCDVDVLFLHSVASALLGVLLLVLVATYVFVEFFVNPMRLRTNRHFEVLKNHTDVWFVFLPAAPVETQAPAILALAALLILLGLLSTALLGHLLCFHIYLMWHKLTTYEYIVQHRPPQEAKGVHRELESCPPKMRPIQEMEFYMRTFRHMRPEPPGQARPAAVNANPSQFLATRGQAEPPPPSSPDTLALPPRIRPQKKRKRRVYKVRTSETSDPASGERLFLSGSCSGNSREGKAEPQASRSHWAHVPFPCAGPRAPGRRSSSSTDSADASPVHAAGPAGAYHSASAESVDEIPVAQTRLGSAALAAPRGRGLQPTLARQARALAIFVSRSSGEPRAPGGREA; this is translated from the exons ATGTACAAG ATGAACATCTGCAACAAGCCCTCCAACAAGACGGCCCCTGAGAAGAGTGTGTGGACAGCGCCGGCGCAGCCCAGCGGACCCTCTCCCGAGCTGCAGGGCCAGCGATCCCGCCGGAATGGGTGGAGCTGGCCCCCTCACCCGCTCCAGATTGTGGCCTGGCTGCTGTACCTCTTCTTTGCTGTGATCGGCTTTGGGGTCCTTGTTCCCCTCCTGCCTCACCACTGGGTGCCCGCTGGCTACGCT TGTATGGGCGCCATCTTTGCCGGCCACCTTGTGGTGCACCTGACCGCCGTCTCCATCGATCCAGCAGATGCCAACGTGCGAGACAAGAGCTATGCGGGGCCCCTGCCCATCTTCAACCGAAGCCAGCACGCACATGTCATTGAAGACCTGCACTGCAACTTGTGCGACgtggatgt GCTCTTTCTACACAGTGTTGCATCCGCCTTACTGGGCGTCCTACTCCTGGTGCTGGTGGCCACATATGTCTTCGTGGAGTTCTTTGTCAACCCCATGCGTCTGCGCACCAACCGACACTTTGAAG TCCTGAAGAATCACACGGATGTGTGGTTCGTGTTCCTGCCCGCCGCCCCCGTGGAGACCCAGGCCCCTGCCATCCTGGCCCTGGCCGCCCTGCTCATCCTTCTGGGCCTCCTGTCCACAGCCCTCCTGGGGCACCTGCTCTGCTTCCACATTTATCTCA TGTGGCACAAGCTCACCACCTATGAGTACATCGTGCAGCACCGCCCACCGCAGGAGGCCAAGGGGGTTCACAGGGAGCTCGAGTCATGTCCTCCCAAGATGCGGCCCATTCAG GAGATGGAGTTCTACATGCGGACCTTCAGACATATGCGCCCAGAGCCCCccggccaggccaggccagcagcAGTGAATGCCAA TCCCTCCCAGTTTCTTGCCACCCGTGGCCAAGCGGAACCTCCACCACCCTCTTCCCCAGACACTCTCGCCCTGCCTCCCCGGATCCGACCCCAG aaaaagaggaagaggcgCGTGTATAAAGTGCGAACCTCTGAGACCTCGGATCCGGCGTCGGGTGAGCGCCTCTTCCTGTCCGGGTCCTGCTCTGGGAACTCgagggaggggaaggcagagccACAAGCGAGCCGCAGCCACTGGGCTCATGTTCCCTTCCCCTGCGCAGGGCCCAGGGCCCCCGGCCGCCGCTCCAGCTCGTCGACGGATTCCGCGGACGCCAGCCCTGTGCACGCCGCTGGCCCTGCCGGCGCCTACCACTCGGCGTCGGCAGAGTCCGTGGACGAGATTCCAGTGGCGCAGACGCGCCTGGGCAGCGCTGCTCTGGCCGCCCCGCGGGGCCGGGGCCTACAGCCCACCCTGGCGCGGCAGGCGCGTGCGCTCGCCATTTTCGTGAGCCGGAGCAGCGGCGAGCCCAGGGCGCCGGGCGGCCGGGAGGCTTAG
- the ZDHHC1 gene encoding palmitoyltransferase ZDHHC1 isoform X7, translating to MYKMNICNKPSNKTAPEKSVWTAPAQPSGPSPELQGQRSRRNGWSWPPHPLQIVAWLLYLFFAVIGFGVLVPLLPHHWVPAGYACMGAIFAGHLVVHLTAVSIDPADANVRDKSYAGPLPIFNRSQHAHVIEDLHCNLCDVDVLFLHSVASALLGVLLLVLVATYVFVEFFVNPMRLRTNRHFEVLKNHTDVWFVFLPAAPVETQAPAILALAALLILLGLLSTALLGHLLCFHIYLMWHKLTTYEYIVQHRPPQEAKGVHRELESCPPKMRPIQEMEFYMRTFRHMRPEPPGQARPAAVNANPSQFLATRGQAEPPPPSSPDTLALPPRIRPQKKRKRRVYKVRTSETSDPASGPRAPGRRSSSSTDSADASPVHAAGPAGAYHSASAESVDEIPVAQTRLGSAALAAPRGRGLQPTLARQARALAIFVSRSSGEPRAPGGREA from the exons ATGTACAAG ATGAACATCTGCAACAAGCCCTCCAACAAGACGGCCCCTGAGAAGAGTGTGTGGACAGCGCCGGCGCAGCCCAGCGGACCCTCTCCCGAGCTGCAGGGCCAGCGATCCCGCCGGAATGGGTGGAGCTGGCCCCCTCACCCGCTCCAGATTGTGGCCTGGCTGCTGTACCTCTTCTTTGCTGTGATCGGCTTTGGGGTCCTTGTTCCCCTCCTGCCTCACCACTGGGTGCCCGCTGGCTACGCT TGTATGGGCGCCATCTTTGCCGGCCACCTTGTGGTGCACCTGACCGCCGTCTCCATCGATCCAGCAGATGCCAACGTGCGAGACAAGAGCTATGCGGGGCCCCTGCCCATCTTCAACCGAAGCCAGCACGCACATGTCATTGAAGACCTGCACTGCAACTTGTGCGACgtggatgt GCTCTTTCTACACAGTGTTGCATCCGCCTTACTGGGCGTCCTACTCCTGGTGCTGGTGGCCACATATGTCTTCGTGGAGTTCTTTGTCAACCCCATGCGTCTGCGCACCAACCGACACTTTGAAG TCCTGAAGAATCACACGGATGTGTGGTTCGTGTTCCTGCCCGCCGCCCCCGTGGAGACCCAGGCCCCTGCCATCCTGGCCCTGGCCGCCCTGCTCATCCTTCTGGGCCTCCTGTCCACAGCCCTCCTGGGGCACCTGCTCTGCTTCCACATTTATCTCA TGTGGCACAAGCTCACCACCTATGAGTACATCGTGCAGCACCGCCCACCGCAGGAGGCCAAGGGGGTTCACAGGGAGCTCGAGTCATGTCCTCCCAAGATGCGGCCCATTCAG GAGATGGAGTTCTACATGCGGACCTTCAGACATATGCGCCCAGAGCCCCccggccaggccaggccagcagcAGTGAATGCCAA TCCCTCCCAGTTTCTTGCCACCCGTGGCCAAGCGGAACCTCCACCACCCTCTTCCCCAGACACTCTCGCCCTGCCTCCCCGGATCCGACCCCAG aaaaagaggaagaggcgCGTGTATAAAGTGCGAACCTCTGAGACCTCGGATCCGGCGTCGG GGCCCAGGGCCCCCGGCCGCCGCTCCAGCTCGTCGACGGATTCCGCGGACGCCAGCCCTGTGCACGCCGCTGGCCCTGCCGGCGCCTACCACTCGGCGTCGGCAGAGTCCGTGGACGAGATTCCAGTGGCGCAGACGCGCCTGGGCAGCGCTGCTCTGGCCGCCCCGCGGGGCCGGGGCCTACAGCCCACCCTGGCGCGGCAGGCGCGTGCGCTCGCCATTTTCGTGAGCCGGAGCAGCGGCGAGCCCAGGGCGCCGGGCGGCCGGGAGGCTTAG
- the ZDHHC1 gene encoding palmitoyltransferase ZDHHC1 isoform X4 — translation MYKMNICNKPSNKTAPEKSVWTAPAQPSGPSPELQGQRSRRNGWSWPPHPLQIVAWLLYLFFAVIGFGVLVPLLPHHWVPAGYACMGAIFAGHLVVHLTAVSIDPADANVRDKSYAGPLPIFNRSQHAHVIEDLHCNLCDVDVSARSKHCSACNKCVCGFDHHCKWLNNCVGERNYRLFLHSVASALLGVLLLVLVATYVFVEFFVNPMRLRTNRHFEVLKNHTDVWFVFLPAAPVETQAPAILALAALLILLGLLSTALLGHLLCFHIYLMWHKLTTYEYIVQHRPPQEAKGVHRELESCPPKMRPIQEMEFYMRTFRHMRPEPPGQARPAAVNANPSQFLATRGQAEPPPPSSPDTLALPPRIRPQKKRKRRVYKVRTSETSDPASGPRAPGRRSSSSTDSADASPVHAAGPAGAYHSASAESVDEIPVAQTRLGSAALAAPRGRGLQPTLARQARALAIFVSRSSGEPRAPGGREA, via the exons ATGTACAAG ATGAACATCTGCAACAAGCCCTCCAACAAGACGGCCCCTGAGAAGAGTGTGTGGACAGCGCCGGCGCAGCCCAGCGGACCCTCTCCCGAGCTGCAGGGCCAGCGATCCCGCCGGAATGGGTGGAGCTGGCCCCCTCACCCGCTCCAGATTGTGGCCTGGCTGCTGTACCTCTTCTTTGCTGTGATCGGCTTTGGGGTCCTTGTTCCCCTCCTGCCTCACCACTGGGTGCCCGCTGGCTACGCT TGTATGGGCGCCATCTTTGCCGGCCACCTTGTGGTGCACCTGACCGCCGTCTCCATCGATCCAGCAGATGCCAACGTGCGAGACAAGAGCTATGCGGGGCCCCTGCCCATCTTCAACCGAAGCCAGCACGCACATGTCATTGAAGACCTGCACTGCAACTTGTGCGACgtggatgt GAGCGCTCGCTCCAAGCACTGCAGCGCCTGCAACAAGTGCGTGTGCGGTTTCGACCACCACTGCAAGTGGCTCAACAACTGTGTGGGCGAGCGGAACTACCG GCTCTTTCTACACAGTGTTGCATCCGCCTTACTGGGCGTCCTACTCCTGGTGCTGGTGGCCACATATGTCTTCGTGGAGTTCTTTGTCAACCCCATGCGTCTGCGCACCAACCGACACTTTGAAG TCCTGAAGAATCACACGGATGTGTGGTTCGTGTTCCTGCCCGCCGCCCCCGTGGAGACCCAGGCCCCTGCCATCCTGGCCCTGGCCGCCCTGCTCATCCTTCTGGGCCTCCTGTCCACAGCCCTCCTGGGGCACCTGCTCTGCTTCCACATTTATCTCA TGTGGCACAAGCTCACCACCTATGAGTACATCGTGCAGCACCGCCCACCGCAGGAGGCCAAGGGGGTTCACAGGGAGCTCGAGTCATGTCCTCCCAAGATGCGGCCCATTCAG GAGATGGAGTTCTACATGCGGACCTTCAGACATATGCGCCCAGAGCCCCccggccaggccaggccagcagcAGTGAATGCCAA TCCCTCCCAGTTTCTTGCCACCCGTGGCCAAGCGGAACCTCCACCACCCTCTTCCCCAGACACTCTCGCCCTGCCTCCCCGGATCCGACCCCAG aaaaagaggaagaggcgCGTGTATAAAGTGCGAACCTCTGAGACCTCGGATCCGGCGTCGG GGCCCAGGGCCCCCGGCCGCCGCTCCAGCTCGTCGACGGATTCCGCGGACGCCAGCCCTGTGCACGCCGCTGGCCCTGCCGGCGCCTACCACTCGGCGTCGGCAGAGTCCGTGGACGAGATTCCAGTGGCGCAGACGCGCCTGGGCAGCGCTGCTCTGGCCGCCCCGCGGGGCCGGGGCCTACAGCCCACCCTGGCGCGGCAGGCGCGTGCGCTCGCCATTTTCGTGAGCCGGAGCAGCGGCGAGCCCAGGGCGCCGGGCGGCCGGGAGGCTTAG
- the ZDHHC1 gene encoding palmitoyltransferase ZDHHC1 isoform X6 has protein sequence MYKMNICNKPSNKTAPEKSVWTAPAQPSGPSPELQGQRSRRNGWSWPPHPLQIVAWLLYLFFAVIGFGVLVPLLPHHWVPAGYACMGAIFAGHLVVHLTAVSIDPADANVRDKSYAGPLPIFNRSQHAHVIEDLHCNLCDVDVSARSKHCSACNKCVCGFDHHCKWLNNCVGERNYRLFLHSVASALLGVLLLVLVATYVFVEFFVNPMRLRTNRHFEVLKNHTDVWFVFLPAAPVETQAPAILALAALLILLGLLSTALLGHLLCFHIYLMWHKLTTYEYIVQHRPPQEAKGVHRELESCPPKMRPIQEMEFYMRTFRHMRPEPPGQARPAAVNAKHSRPASPDPTPVSPVSLQKKRKRRVYKVRTSETSDPASGPRAPGRRSSSSTDSADASPVHAAGPAGAYHSASAESVDEIPVAQTRLGSAALAAPRGRGLQPTLARQARALAIFVSRSSGEPRAPGGREA, from the exons ATGTACAAG ATGAACATCTGCAACAAGCCCTCCAACAAGACGGCCCCTGAGAAGAGTGTGTGGACAGCGCCGGCGCAGCCCAGCGGACCCTCTCCCGAGCTGCAGGGCCAGCGATCCCGCCGGAATGGGTGGAGCTGGCCCCCTCACCCGCTCCAGATTGTGGCCTGGCTGCTGTACCTCTTCTTTGCTGTGATCGGCTTTGGGGTCCTTGTTCCCCTCCTGCCTCACCACTGGGTGCCCGCTGGCTACGCT TGTATGGGCGCCATCTTTGCCGGCCACCTTGTGGTGCACCTGACCGCCGTCTCCATCGATCCAGCAGATGCCAACGTGCGAGACAAGAGCTATGCGGGGCCCCTGCCCATCTTCAACCGAAGCCAGCACGCACATGTCATTGAAGACCTGCACTGCAACTTGTGCGACgtggatgt GAGCGCTCGCTCCAAGCACTGCAGCGCCTGCAACAAGTGCGTGTGCGGTTTCGACCACCACTGCAAGTGGCTCAACAACTGTGTGGGCGAGCGGAACTACCG GCTCTTTCTACACAGTGTTGCATCCGCCTTACTGGGCGTCCTACTCCTGGTGCTGGTGGCCACATATGTCTTCGTGGAGTTCTTTGTCAACCCCATGCGTCTGCGCACCAACCGACACTTTGAAG TCCTGAAGAATCACACGGATGTGTGGTTCGTGTTCCTGCCCGCCGCCCCCGTGGAGACCCAGGCCCCTGCCATCCTGGCCCTGGCCGCCCTGCTCATCCTTCTGGGCCTCCTGTCCACAGCCCTCCTGGGGCACCTGCTCTGCTTCCACATTTATCTCA TGTGGCACAAGCTCACCACCTATGAGTACATCGTGCAGCACCGCCCACCGCAGGAGGCCAAGGGGGTTCACAGGGAGCTCGAGTCATGTCCTCCCAAGATGCGGCCCATTCAG GAGATGGAGTTCTACATGCGGACCTTCAGACATATGCGCCCAGAGCCCCccggccaggccaggccagcagcAGTGAATGCCAA ACACTCTCGCCCTGCCTCCCCGGATCCGACCCCAG TCTCCCCCGTGTCTCtgcagaaaaagaggaagaggcgCGTGTATAAAGTGCGAACCTCTGAGACCTCGGATCCGGCGTCGG GGCCCAGGGCCCCCGGCCGCCGCTCCAGCTCGTCGACGGATTCCGCGGACGCCAGCCCTGTGCACGCCGCTGGCCCTGCCGGCGCCTACCACTCGGCGTCGGCAGAGTCCGTGGACGAGATTCCAGTGGCGCAGACGCGCCTGGGCAGCGCTGCTCTGGCCGCCCCGCGGGGCCGGGGCCTACAGCCCACCCTGGCGCGGCAGGCGCGTGCGCTCGCCATTTTCGTGAGCCGGAGCAGCGGCGAGCCCAGGGCGCCGGGCGGCCGGGAGGCTTAG
- the ZDHHC1 gene encoding palmitoyltransferase ZDHHC1 isoform X5 — MYKMNICNKPSNKTAPEKSVWTAPAQPSGPSPELQGQRSRRNGWSWPPHPLQIVAWLLYLFFAVIGFGVLVPLLPHHWVPAGYACMGAIFAGHLVVHLTAVSIDPADANVRDKSYAGPLPIFNRSQHAHVIEDLHCNLCDVDVSARSKHCSACNKCVCGFDHHCKWLNNCVGERNYRLFLHSVASALLGVLLLVLVATYVFVEFFVNPMRLRTNRHFEVLKNHTDVWFVFLPAAPVETQAPAILALAALLILLGLLSTALLGHLLCFHIYLMWHKLTTYEYIVQHRPPQEAKGVHRELESCPPKMRPIQEMEFYMRTFRHMRPEPPGQARPAAVNANPSQFLATRGQAEPPPPSSPDTLALPPRIRPQSPPCLCRKRGRGACIKCEPLRPRIRRRGPGPPAAAPARRRIPRTPALCTPLALPAPTTRRRQSPWTRFQWRRRAWAALLWPPRGAGAYSPPWRGRRVRSPFS, encoded by the exons ATGTACAAG ATGAACATCTGCAACAAGCCCTCCAACAAGACGGCCCCTGAGAAGAGTGTGTGGACAGCGCCGGCGCAGCCCAGCGGACCCTCTCCCGAGCTGCAGGGCCAGCGATCCCGCCGGAATGGGTGGAGCTGGCCCCCTCACCCGCTCCAGATTGTGGCCTGGCTGCTGTACCTCTTCTTTGCTGTGATCGGCTTTGGGGTCCTTGTTCCCCTCCTGCCTCACCACTGGGTGCCCGCTGGCTACGCT TGTATGGGCGCCATCTTTGCCGGCCACCTTGTGGTGCACCTGACCGCCGTCTCCATCGATCCAGCAGATGCCAACGTGCGAGACAAGAGCTATGCGGGGCCCCTGCCCATCTTCAACCGAAGCCAGCACGCACATGTCATTGAAGACCTGCACTGCAACTTGTGCGACgtggatgt GAGCGCTCGCTCCAAGCACTGCAGCGCCTGCAACAAGTGCGTGTGCGGTTTCGACCACCACTGCAAGTGGCTCAACAACTGTGTGGGCGAGCGGAACTACCG GCTCTTTCTACACAGTGTTGCATCCGCCTTACTGGGCGTCCTACTCCTGGTGCTGGTGGCCACATATGTCTTCGTGGAGTTCTTTGTCAACCCCATGCGTCTGCGCACCAACCGACACTTTGAAG TCCTGAAGAATCACACGGATGTGTGGTTCGTGTTCCTGCCCGCCGCCCCCGTGGAGACCCAGGCCCCTGCCATCCTGGCCCTGGCCGCCCTGCTCATCCTTCTGGGCCTCCTGTCCACAGCCCTCCTGGGGCACCTGCTCTGCTTCCACATTTATCTCA TGTGGCACAAGCTCACCACCTATGAGTACATCGTGCAGCACCGCCCACCGCAGGAGGCCAAGGGGGTTCACAGGGAGCTCGAGTCATGTCCTCCCAAGATGCGGCCCATTCAG GAGATGGAGTTCTACATGCGGACCTTCAGACATATGCGCCCAGAGCCCCccggccaggccaggccagcagcAGTGAATGCCAA TCCCTCCCAGTTTCTTGCCACCCGTGGCCAAGCGGAACCTCCACCACCCTCTTCCCCAGACACTCTCGCCCTGCCTCCCCGGATCCGACCCCAG TCTCCCCCGTGTCTCtgcagaaaaagaggaagaggcgCGTGTATAAAGTGCGAACCTCTGAGACCTCGGATCCGGCGTCGG GGCCCAGGGCCCCCGGCCGCCGCTCCAGCTCGTCGACGGATTCCGCGGACGCCAGCCCTGTGCACGCCGCTGGCCCTGCCGGCGCCTACCACTCGGCGTCGGCAGAGTCCGTGGACGAGATTCCAGTGGCGCAGACGCGCCTGGGCAGCGCTGCTCTGGCCGCCCCGCGGGGCCGGGGCCTACAGCCCACCCTGGCGCGGCAGGCGCGTGCGCTCGCCATTTTCGTGA
- the ZDHHC1 gene encoding palmitoyltransferase ZDHHC1 isoform X2: MYKMNICNKPSNKTAPEKSVWTAPAQPSGPSPELQGQRSRRNGWSWPPHPLQIVAWLLYLFFAVIGFGVLVPLLPHHWVPAGYACMGAIFAGHLVVHLTAVSIDPADANVRDKSYAGPLPIFNRSQHAHVIEDLHCNLCDVDVSARSKHCSACNKCVCGFDHHCKWLNNCVGERNYRLFLHSVASALLGVLLLVLVATYVFVEFFVNPMRLRTNRHFEVLKNHTDVWFVFLPAAPVETQAPAILALAALLILLGLLSTALLGHLLCFHIYLMWHKLTTYEYIVQHRPPQEAKGVHRELESCPPKMRPIQEMEFYMRTFRHMRPEPPGQARPAAVNAKHSRPASPDPTPGRRDCAGPPVQVEWDRKKLLPWRSPLLLLAMWGPQSPPCLCRKRGRGACIKCEPLRPRIRRRGPGPPAAAPARRRIPRTPALCTPLALPAPTTRRRQSPWTRFQWRRRAWAALLWPPRGAGAYSPPWRGRRVRSPFS, translated from the exons ATGTACAAG ATGAACATCTGCAACAAGCCCTCCAACAAGACGGCCCCTGAGAAGAGTGTGTGGACAGCGCCGGCGCAGCCCAGCGGACCCTCTCCCGAGCTGCAGGGCCAGCGATCCCGCCGGAATGGGTGGAGCTGGCCCCCTCACCCGCTCCAGATTGTGGCCTGGCTGCTGTACCTCTTCTTTGCTGTGATCGGCTTTGGGGTCCTTGTTCCCCTCCTGCCTCACCACTGGGTGCCCGCTGGCTACGCT TGTATGGGCGCCATCTTTGCCGGCCACCTTGTGGTGCACCTGACCGCCGTCTCCATCGATCCAGCAGATGCCAACGTGCGAGACAAGAGCTATGCGGGGCCCCTGCCCATCTTCAACCGAAGCCAGCACGCACATGTCATTGAAGACCTGCACTGCAACTTGTGCGACgtggatgt GAGCGCTCGCTCCAAGCACTGCAGCGCCTGCAACAAGTGCGTGTGCGGTTTCGACCACCACTGCAAGTGGCTCAACAACTGTGTGGGCGAGCGGAACTACCG GCTCTTTCTACACAGTGTTGCATCCGCCTTACTGGGCGTCCTACTCCTGGTGCTGGTGGCCACATATGTCTTCGTGGAGTTCTTTGTCAACCCCATGCGTCTGCGCACCAACCGACACTTTGAAG TCCTGAAGAATCACACGGATGTGTGGTTCGTGTTCCTGCCCGCCGCCCCCGTGGAGACCCAGGCCCCTGCCATCCTGGCCCTGGCCGCCCTGCTCATCCTTCTGGGCCTCCTGTCCACAGCCCTCCTGGGGCACCTGCTCTGCTTCCACATTTATCTCA TGTGGCACAAGCTCACCACCTATGAGTACATCGTGCAGCACCGCCCACCGCAGGAGGCCAAGGGGGTTCACAGGGAGCTCGAGTCATGTCCTCCCAAGATGCGGCCCATTCAG GAGATGGAGTTCTACATGCGGACCTTCAGACATATGCGCCCAGAGCCCCccggccaggccaggccagcagcAGTGAATGCCAA ACACTCTCGCCCTGCCTCCCCGGATCCGACCCCAGGTAGGAGGGACTGTGCTGGGCCTCCGGTCCAGGTGGAGTGGGATAGAAAGAAGCTTCTACCCTGGCGATCGCCTCTGCTTCTTTTGGCGATGTGGGGCCCTCAGTCTCCCCCGTGTCTCtgcagaaaaagaggaagaggcgCGTGTATAAAGTGCGAACCTCTGAGACCTCGGATCCGGCGTCGG GGCCCAGGGCCCCCGGCCGCCGCTCCAGCTCGTCGACGGATTCCGCGGACGCCAGCCCTGTGCACGCCGCTGGCCCTGCCGGCGCCTACCACTCGGCGTCGGCAGAGTCCGTGGACGAGATTCCAGTGGCGCAGACGCGCCTGGGCAGCGCTGCTCTGGCCGCCCCGCGGGGCCGGGGCCTACAGCCCACCCTGGCGCGGCAGGCGCGTGCGCTCGCCATTTTCGTGA
- the ZDHHC1 gene encoding palmitoyltransferase ZDHHC1 isoform X1 has translation MYKMNICNKPSNKTAPEKSVWTAPAQPSGPSPELQGQRSRRNGWSWPPHPLQIVAWLLYLFFAVIGFGVLVPLLPHHWVPAGYACMGAIFAGHLVVHLTAVSIDPADANVRDKSYAGPLPIFNRSQHAHVIEDLHCNLCDVDVSARSKHCSACNKCVCGFDHHCKWLNNCVGERNYRLFLHSVASALLGVLLLVLVATYVFVEFFVNPMRLRTNRHFEVLKNHTDVWFVFLPAAPVETQAPAILALAALLILLGLLSTALLGHLLCFHIYLMWHKLTTYEYIVQHRPPQEAKGVHRELESCPPKMRPIQEMEFYMRTFRHMRPEPPGQARPAAVNANPSQFLATRGQAEPPPPSSPDTLALPPRIRPQKKRKRRVYKVRTSETSDPASGERLFLSGSCSGNSREGKAEPQASRSHWAHVPFPCAGPRAPGRRSSSSTDSADASPVHAAGPAGAYHSASAESVDEIPVAQTRLGSAALAAPRGRGLQPTLARQARALAIFVSRSSGEPRAPGGREA, from the exons ATGTACAAG ATGAACATCTGCAACAAGCCCTCCAACAAGACGGCCCCTGAGAAGAGTGTGTGGACAGCGCCGGCGCAGCCCAGCGGACCCTCTCCCGAGCTGCAGGGCCAGCGATCCCGCCGGAATGGGTGGAGCTGGCCCCCTCACCCGCTCCAGATTGTGGCCTGGCTGCTGTACCTCTTCTTTGCTGTGATCGGCTTTGGGGTCCTTGTTCCCCTCCTGCCTCACCACTGGGTGCCCGCTGGCTACGCT TGTATGGGCGCCATCTTTGCCGGCCACCTTGTGGTGCACCTGACCGCCGTCTCCATCGATCCAGCAGATGCCAACGTGCGAGACAAGAGCTATGCGGGGCCCCTGCCCATCTTCAACCGAAGCCAGCACGCACATGTCATTGAAGACCTGCACTGCAACTTGTGCGACgtggatgt GAGCGCTCGCTCCAAGCACTGCAGCGCCTGCAACAAGTGCGTGTGCGGTTTCGACCACCACTGCAAGTGGCTCAACAACTGTGTGGGCGAGCGGAACTACCG GCTCTTTCTACACAGTGTTGCATCCGCCTTACTGGGCGTCCTACTCCTGGTGCTGGTGGCCACATATGTCTTCGTGGAGTTCTTTGTCAACCCCATGCGTCTGCGCACCAACCGACACTTTGAAG TCCTGAAGAATCACACGGATGTGTGGTTCGTGTTCCTGCCCGCCGCCCCCGTGGAGACCCAGGCCCCTGCCATCCTGGCCCTGGCCGCCCTGCTCATCCTTCTGGGCCTCCTGTCCACAGCCCTCCTGGGGCACCTGCTCTGCTTCCACATTTATCTCA TGTGGCACAAGCTCACCACCTATGAGTACATCGTGCAGCACCGCCCACCGCAGGAGGCCAAGGGGGTTCACAGGGAGCTCGAGTCATGTCCTCCCAAGATGCGGCCCATTCAG GAGATGGAGTTCTACATGCGGACCTTCAGACATATGCGCCCAGAGCCCCccggccaggccaggccagcagcAGTGAATGCCAA TCCCTCCCAGTTTCTTGCCACCCGTGGCCAAGCGGAACCTCCACCACCCTCTTCCCCAGACACTCTCGCCCTGCCTCCCCGGATCCGACCCCAG aaaaagaggaagaggcgCGTGTATAAAGTGCGAACCTCTGAGACCTCGGATCCGGCGTCGGGTGAGCGCCTCTTCCTGTCCGGGTCCTGCTCTGGGAACTCgagggaggggaaggcagagccACAAGCGAGCCGCAGCCACTGGGCTCATGTTCCCTTCCCCTGCGCAGGGCCCAGGGCCCCCGGCCGCCGCTCCAGCTCGTCGACGGATTCCGCGGACGCCAGCCCTGTGCACGCCGCTGGCCCTGCCGGCGCCTACCACTCGGCGTCGGCAGAGTCCGTGGACGAGATTCCAGTGGCGCAGACGCGCCTGGGCAGCGCTGCTCTGGCCGCCCCGCGGGGCCGGGGCCTACAGCCCACCCTGGCGCGGCAGGCGCGTGCGCTCGCCATTTTCGTGAGCCGGAGCAGCGGCGAGCCCAGGGCGCCGGGCGGCCGGGAGGCTTAG